One Labrus mixtus chromosome 12, fLabMix1.1, whole genome shotgun sequence DNA segment encodes these proteins:
- the LOC132984488 gene encoding uncharacterized protein LOC132984488 has protein sequence MADEAANPPVEAVNPTRYGPRRDTGGRWRRLVFDGDENNYELWEVKFLGQMRITGLKNAILSVDEPDPEKNAECYAELIQLLDDKSLSLVMREAADDGRKALQILRDHYASKGKPRIIALYTELTSLKNKSEETVTDYIIRAEKAVTSLRNAKETISDGLIIAMILKGLPETYKPFAIHTTQTSEELSFTQFKSNLRSYEETEKFDNKPKSDNVMKVDVSSVTCYVCGQRGHVVRDCRQQGAPKWCSFHRSSTHSNKTCRRKTNFKDDAKQTAERQEKHEEEQTFVFKVSHNFLPNDIKEKGLMVDCGATSHIITEKDKFTTFDESFNPMKHYMELADGSRANNVALKRGDAEVYLQDSNGRLVPVTLKEALFIPTYPQDIFSVKAATSNGAKVVFKRGQN, from the coding sequence ATGGCTGACGAAGCagccaacccaccagttgaagCAGTCAACCCAACACGTTATGGGCCCAGGCGCGACACGGGAGGAAGATGGCGAAGGTTGGTGTTCGACGGTGATGAAAACAACTATGAACTTTGGGAAGTAAAATTTCTCGGGCAGATGAGAATAACAGGATTAAAAAACGCTATATTATCTGTCGATGAACCAGACCCAGAAAAGAACGCAGAATGCTATGCAGAGCTTATTCAGTTGCTCGACGACAAAAGTCTCTCGCTGGTAATGAGAGAGGCCGCAGATGACGGCAGAAAAGCTCTGCAAATACTACGGGACCATTACGCCAGCAAGGGTAAGCCCCGAATTATTGCCCTGTACACAGAACTAACTTCTTTGAAAAATAAGTCTGAAGAAACAGTGACTGACTACATTATTCGAGCTGAAAAAGCAGTGACTTCTCTGAGAAATGCGAAGGAAACAATAAGTGACGGACTGATAATAGCCATGATTCTGAAAGGCCTTCCAGAAACATACAAGCCTTTTGCAATACATACAACTCAAACCAGTGAAGAACTATCATTTACACAGTTCAAAAGCAACCTACGGAGTtatgaagagacagaaaaattcGACAACAAACCAAAGTCGGACAACGTTATGAAAGTGGATGTATCTTCTGTAACATGCTACGTATGTGGACAACGTGGGCATGTTGTGAGAGATTGTCGCCAACAAGGAGCACCAAAATGGTGTAGCTTCCACAGAAGCTCAACCCACAGCAACAAGACATGCAGAAGAAAGACCAACTTCAAAGATGAcgcaaaacaaactgctgaaagacaagaaaagcatGAGGAGGAACAAACCTTTGTATTCAAAGTAAGTCACAACTTTCTACCAAATgacattaaagaaaaaggaCTGATGGTTGATTGTGGAGCCACATCacacatcataacagagaaagacaaattcacAACATTTGATGAGTCGTTTAACCCAATGAAGCACTACATGGAGCTAGCTGATGGATCCAGGGCAAACAACGTAGCATTGAAACGTGGTGACGCGGAGGTGTATCTACAGGATTCAAATGGAAGACTCGTCCCTGTCACTCTGAAGGAGGCCTTGTTCATACCAACGTATCCTCAGGATATATTCTCTGTAAAAGCAGCCACAAGCAATGGTGCCAAAGTGGTCTTCAAAAGGGGACAGAATTAA